From the Synchiropus splendidus isolate RoL2022-P1 chromosome 3, RoL_Sspl_1.0, whole genome shotgun sequence genome, the window TCGGAACCATGGTCAGATGTTACTCAAAAGTCAGCCTGTCAGATGTCTCTGCTTTTGTATGTGAGGGAACTAAGTGGCCTTTAGGGGACATCAGCGTGAGCACAATCTGGAGATAGTTCAGATAAAGTGTGTATTAAAAGACTTTAAATATTGTTAGACACCTCATGGAACCAGTGATGCACTTGATATATGAAAGATAACTTTTCTTAGCCCATTATacagtttttttcattcatatgaGAGGAGATTCAGCTATTGTTCTCAACAGTATTTGAAGAAAGGACTGtgttatttatgtgtgtgtgagatgattATGTCCAACATCAAGGAAAACTGGAGTATAGATAGTATTAACAGTACATATAGTAACAGCGTTTTATGTGAGTAAACAGCTGATTCCTGGAGACGTAATTAATGTTACATATAAGCTAAGATAATGTTCGAGTGCAAGTTATTTTGAGACAAATATTAAGATTTTAATAACTCGCACTGCAGGGTTTCACCAGTGGGAGGCACTACTGGGAggttgatgttggagacaagaCAGCGTGGGACCTGGGCTTGGCCCGCACATCCATCAACAGGAAGGGCAAGGTCACCCTCAGCCCAGAGGACGGTTACTGGGCGATATGTTTGAGAAGAGGCAGTGACTTTCGAGCATGTGCAGATGAGGCGGTGCTGCTGAACCTCCGTCAGAGGCCGCGGGCCATCGGGGTGTTTGTAGACATCGAGGATGGGATGGTGTCCTTCTACGATGCCGAGAACAAGAACCACATCTACTCCTTCACCTGCTTTCACTTCACAGAGGAAATGATTCCCTTTTTTAACCCAGAAATAAGCAGCAACAGGACCAACAGAGAGCCACTCACCATCCGGCCTGTTGACCGAGGGGCAcacttgtgatttattttacaagaaaaaaaaaaaagattttcaaaattttaatggaatttttgaaaacaataaacattattttctaagcattttaaatgtgttttgggATATTGTACAGTAATTACAGTAGTAATAATTCCGTAATTGTCATGAAATTATTGCTTTTTGAACAAAAGGTTGTGGGATTCAAGTTTGGGGATTTCAAATTCTGCTTTAGAGAATAACAATACTACTTTCAAACTTGTCAGCGTATGTGTCGAGCAGCACACCTGCCTTGTGGGATGAACTTATAGCATTCCATTTGAATTTGTGATGCCAAACCCCAGCTACAGCGAGCTGGGATTAAGTGATCCAGAACaaaatgatgagaaaaaaaacatcaaatgaaataaaaatagggTAATACGCAGGAGGCGCCCAGGGcaagtcaccagtccatcacagggcacatacgggggttggacaaaatcatggaaacaccttaaagctaaaaaaggttgaaggtttttccatgattttgtccaacccctgtatcgacaggatatttttttttgctgctgacTCCACTAtatgctcctcctcctcccttatTCTACCCACTGCTTTACATATTTGCTGATCTGAGGTCAGATTAGGTCTAACAACCTGAGGGTGGGCTGGACCACAGGGCTGACTTCAACACAGAAACAATCTGTTAATCTGATTAAAGCAGTGATAGGATTATCCTGGAGGGACAGATGGAGCTGTCTTGGAGCACGGAGAGGGCCACATCCATGGACCTATGATACATGTGCAGGAAGGTATCTGGAAGCATTTGGGACGATATTTTCAGCCTCCTCTGGGTATGTGTGATCATCTGGAGTTGGAGATCTGATCTGAGGTAGGGGAAAAGGAAATCTTGATTTGAGCAGCCACACTCCTGTTGTCAACACTGGATGGAGACATTCACCGAAGTCAACAAGGTGATAGAAAGATTTTGCAGCTAATTTATTGCTCCTACTGAACAACAAACCACAGGAGCCCGTTGTGACTACTACTGAGTGTGTGCGGTGGGTACAGCAGTATCAAAGTCACACTGTGAGATTCAAGAACTTGTGGAATAGTTGTCATGCCAAGGAGCTGAACCTTACCATACTGTGTTTTCAGTCTCAAGTCAGTGCTGATCCGTGCTCATGTTTGCATTAAATTCTCTTCCAAGAATCTTCTGCTGACAATAGTAGCAAAGACTTCACCTTAACCTTTTGTGCTCCACCACCGCTCCAAGTCGAAACCAGAAAAACACTCGCTCAAGTGCTCAGTTTCATTGCCAGTGCCTTCTTAGACTTGTGTGTTCTATTCGCTTTACTGTTTTCCGTTCTTTAAATTGAACTGGGTGTAGCACAATGTGTCGCTGTTCAACTTCTGCTCTGCCTCTGTATGTCATTCAGTCAGGTGTCCACCTTTTAAAGAAGCGTGATGTCACCAGTCGTGGATGAGACGGCCGGCGATCTCCCGGTCAGAGATGTAGGGCTCATGAGAGGAGGACTGATGCCGACGGTGCCGGGTTAGTATCCGGACAAAGTAAGTTCATtagtttgttaaaaaataaaaatctacaaTAACTGTTCACTCAGATGGTTTACGGGAAGTGAGGTCATGGAAGAAGAGCCAACTGATGAAGATGAAAGGTGAAACCACTGGAGTCATTTGTTTAAAACCACTATGAGATGACATGAATTCAAGTAAGGTAGATCATGCTGCTAAGGTAACTCCGGCTTGTGTCTATTGGTCAAAGCAAAATTGGTTTTGTACCTTTCCGTCTTTACTGACAGGTCCAAGCCAGGTCCAGTTAAACTGATGAACTGCAGATATGAGAGCTTAACATGTCACTTTACGTTCACTTCATTCTTTTCTGCTCTTTCTCCAGATCCTCAGCGCCTCTTTCGTGTCCCACGAGACCAACTGGAGGACTTGTGTCTCAAGCTGCAGGAAGATAACAGCACGCTTAGACAACACACTCGGACTCAGGAGCAGCGCTTACGCCGGTACAACTCAGAGCCTAAGCCTCACTGAGCCCCTCGTGCTCTGACTCCCCATCTTCTCCGCAGGATGTCGACCAGATTGGTGCGTCTTCGCCAGGCGCAGCCCGAGTCCAGCGCAGTGAAGGAGCGAGACTTGGAAGACACAATGCAGGAGCTGGAGGCTCGAGTGGCTTCTCTGGAGAGTCAAAAGAGCGTCCTGCAGAACAAACTCAGCTTGGCCCGCCAGCACATACTGGACCTCGGGGGTCACACACTGCACAGGGGCAGCAGAGGTGTGTTGGGGGTTGTTCTAAACTTAATAAGCAGTTATGATGTCCAACTGACATATGTCTTATATGGACAAACTACACATAcatatacaaaaaaaacccagaaaatGGTCGGATTGTGTTGAATCTCAAACATCAAGGTCTTGTTTCTTCGTAAGGAAAGAGAAGCGATGCAGAGGGAGGAGTCAGGAGAGCAGCCCAGACCGCTCCACCCCGCTACGGTCCAACATTCGATGATACCAAGACAGAAGAGCCAgagtggaggtgggttgtgaggtGTGACAAAAGAAGCCTTTATATTTCCCAGCCTCCCTTGCCTCTCTCTCCATGCAGACCCAGCATGACAGAGCAGCTGAGGATGACGGACATGCAGCTGACCACTCAGGCTCTTCAGGACTCactgagagagaaggagaaggagatggaAGGAGCCATCAAAGAGATGATGCGGCAGCAGGCTGACAGACACCGGTACTTCACCTCTGACTGCACAACaagacttgaaaaaaaaaatcatcattttgTGACCACATCTCCTTCACCTTTAAGAACCGGAGGGCAGTTAGAACCTAGTAAAACTTCAACTAGTCATGAAGTTAAAGGACATAATATGACTCTTCTGTTGTTCTGCGTTACATGTCGACAATACTGATTAAAATCTTCTGTTTCAGAATCAATATAAAAGAAAACGTGGATCTCATCCGTCTGCAGAAGCAGCTTTCAGAGAAGAGCGCCGCCCTACGGTTGAGCCAGGAGAAGTTCAACCAGCTGCAAGAGGTAAGAGCTCAACCTTTCAAAACGATTGCTTTACTGTTCATCGTGCAcaaatgattttctttcttcactttcTTTACAGAGTTATGAATCACAGTTGGAGGAGGTAAACACGTTCCGTCTCACATATAGTGATGGTAATCTGCAAGCTTTATATTTGTGATATTTGCCTCATGAACCtgcagggtcaaaggtcagtgaaAGAAGCTCAGGCTGCTCTGCTGGAAAAGGTTGAAGATCTGAGTGAGCAgctgaagctggagagagagagagctcgaACCCTGGACACAGACCTGAACACTGCCACGCTGACCTTGCAGAGTCTAGAGAAggtaaagcacacacacacacacacacaccagtttgtcacaccatctttgtggggaccactcagtCTCATGTTGTCCCCTGCCGCTTACCCTAAACCATCCAAATCCAATGACTAAACTGAACCAAACAATGACCTTATTAAAATGACCTTATTTTATATAGCCTTGTGGGGTCTGACAAAAGGGCCCCAAAAAAGCCTAAGGGCCAAGGgcgtgttttccccaaaattggacctcactcgGATAGATAtgcttgaacacacacacacatttgtttcgctatttttgtgaggacggctcattgccatcatgctttgcccagcctctcacccttaacttcaCACTCCAAAGCACACGGCTcagcttaaccaggactctggagcaAACTTACACCCagaggaattggtccccacaagtgaggatccaCCGAACTATTACTATTGATGTGTGCTCTCTTCCAGCTCAAAGAGAGAGTCTGTGAtctggaaggagagagagacctGATCAAAGAAAACTATGATTCATTGCTTGAAAGGTCAGGGGTCAACTTGTTGGGCCACATATAAAGAAATTTATGAACAACTTTTGAAAGTATGAGACATGGATGTTTCGTTTGAGTGAaaaagcaggaagtgatgtcacactgTGATGTATTGCACTCCAGGACGTTATCAACTCACAGCACCAACGAAGGGATTCAAATGGACTATAAAGACATGCAAGACACCGAAAAGAGTCGCAGCCACGTTCGATACTTGGAGGAAATGCTGcggacagagagggaggagaggaatcGGCTGCAGGTGGAAAATGAGCAGCTTGTACGTGAGAAGGAGCTTCTGTCCAAAGAGAGTTTGAGCCCTGCAGGTGGGCATCATCTCTTCCAGACTATTGAGCATAAATCCCAACCACTTTTCTTTCTGATAATATCCAGGCTTTGCAGTGACAAGCTCAGACCAGCAGCTCCATCAGGAGCTTTTGCATTACAAACACCAGGTGTCGGTTCTGCAGGACAAACTGAACTCCGTCACAAAGGTGCCAAACACCACTATATGGAAATTATGAGTTGACATTATTGTGATCTAAATTATGCATTTTACGTTTTGCAGGAGTTTGACATGAGTGTTGAAGATCTCAGCGAGACTCTTCTGCAGATAAAGGTCTGTTTCAAATAATCCAGGAAAGATGGAATAACTGACATGAGCAACACTTGCATCTCTGCAGGCCTTCAGgatgcagcaggagaacagGGAGAGTCTGAGCTTCCTTGACAAGAATGTGGAGCTTCCTCCCGCTGGCACGGCCGAGTACACAGAGACTGTGCTGGAGCTCCAGAAGACACGAGATCTGCTGCTCCTGGAGAACCGCATCAGTCGAGACCTGCAGGTGTGGATCTGTAGTCGCatcaaaacattggaaaaacctTCTTACCTTGGTCTTCTGGTTCAACCACAGGAGGAGCTGAACACtgtccagcagaagatggagcgagagagggaggaagtgcgtgtgaggatggaggagaagaacaaACTCTTGTCCAAGAGAGCTCTCCAGATTAAAACCTTGCAAGGTTTGTAGTCAAGTATGGAATTACATCAGGTGTTTTGATTAGTTTTTTCTTCTTATATTCAAGAGCTTGAGGAACTGCTTCTAACATGGCTTGTGCGTCTTGTTTCTTTGCATTCACCCTGCAGAGCAGCTCAAAGAGCTGGTGTACAACCCTCGCAGCTTCAAACGGACCATCCCAGTCCAGTACACGTGGCCCTCAGCCGGTCTGGAGGCGGACTCGGTGGCTGAAGAGGACAGCTCTGCTCTTCGAGTTGGAGAGTCTCTGCTGGAAATTCACATCAAGGTGATGGGTTTTCCCTATCGGTGTGGACACGGCTCTCTAAAAGCCGGTGTAATTGTCACATGCAGGGAGCCACGTTCACACCAGGGGCCCTGCGGAGCATGGCCAGCGTCCGCCATGTGACTGGAGATGACATTGTGACGTTCCTCACCTATGGACTCCTGGACTTTGAGGTTCTCGCCACCCCGCTGgtgtcgggagaccagcccgaGTACGAGTTCACCTCCACCTATGTGTTGAACGCCCGCGACCTGGTGCTGTTGTACGACCAGGCTTCGAAGGTCAGGGTGGAGCTGCATCAGGGTTTGGGAGGGGTCCGGTTTGTGACCCAAGGATGTGGAATTATTTCCTTGGAGGAAGCCTTGGAGCACAGAGGAGAGCGTCTCAGTGGGCGTGCTAATATCACAGGTAGGACAACATGCGTCATAAATCGGTCGGAAGAAAACGTTTGATAGAAAATACACTGTGTGATACACAAGTATGACAGTCAAGACGGTACAAAAGCGACATAAGGATCAGACAGAGGCAGTCAGATTATCAATACAAACAACTGAAACTTTTATAGCTACgacaaataaagcaaataaagaGGTAAATGAGTGTGCATGAAAATGCAATTGTTTTGGGGAAAATACAAAGGACACTGAAAGAGCAAGAAAAAGTAATCATGTAGTTACTCGATGGATGTACCATTATGAAAGGAgatattgtttttaataaggAGTAAATATTTGAGCCAAGACACTGAGGccctttttacatttttgcctCAAATATTTCACTCCTTaacagtgaaatatttttggtacatcatcatcatctacaaaatgaaaacaagataaATGCAATAACTATGAGGTAATAACCTTTTCATTAAACATATTCAGTCAGCTCAGATatcttgagaaaaaaagagaaataacatgtaaggaaaaaaatagtgaaaataGTTAAAATACCTTAATGTATGTAAATGAATTCAATCTAACTGCAAACCCATCCCTTCCATATGCTTGTCTCTGCTCAGGTTTGGAGGGTGAACCTATCGGAGTCCTGGATTTCTGGGTGCGACTGTTTCCTCCAGCTGAGCCTCCAGACCACTTGATGGAGTCAATGACCGGCAGACACCCCCAAAAGTCTCCTGCCCAGGTCCCAGTAGGATGGCAGGACAGTAGCTACCAGGAGTTACACGACTATGGCGGAGGGATTCCCAATGAGATCGTCATGGCCTTGGAGCGCTGTGTGGGCCTCACGGCCCGCTGGCCGGGACTTCTTCCCGACACGTACCTGACTTACAGGTTCTATGATCTGCCGCCTCACGTCTCTCACACGGTCAAATCGTCCAGCGAGCCGGTCTTCAATGACGTCACCAGCTACCCTCTGGCAGTGACCGCTGACGTGCTGCAGTACCTGAGGTGAGGAAGGAACTGTTACATGTCGGGCTGGACCTTCATGAGGAGCATGACCGTGTCTCCTCTCAGGACCACGAGTCTGTGGGTGTACGTGTTTGATGACAGCGACGGTCAGATCCCTCCAGCTTATCTGGCCAAGACCCCCGTCCCTCTCAGAAGCCTCTCCACAGGAAGAGAGATCCGAGGTCAGTAGTGGGCCAACAGGTGATTCTGCCTAAAGTAGAGTGACATGGTGGCTCTTTAGTgtaaaactgaactgaactatCAATAGGGATGAGGAAAGTGAGTGTGCTGGGTTTCTAAACGTCTCCCGGTCTCCTAACTGTAGGTGACTACGTCTTGCGTGATCCAGCTGGATCGCCACGTGGCACAATTAGACTGATGATCAAGTGGAAATACCCGTTCCAGCCACCTGGGGACCCCCCGAAGGTTCTTCATGATGGAGGagtggagacagaggtgggggagagaaggagaggcggAGCATCAGACAGGCCAGTCGCCAAACCCAGAATCAAGGTGATGCTTCACGATGGCTTTTACTGTggatgagatgatgatgaaaatgttcaCTGCTTCCTTTTGTGGTTTCATTGTTTGTCATTAGCTGACTGAGGCCGaacctcctggagagaccaaaGCTTGGGTAAAGATCCCTCCGTCAAGATTTACAATCTAACTGAAGAGCCGGAAATGAAACCTGTTTTGTGTCTTCAAGTCTAAATCAGAACACAAGTCCAAACAGACCACTGTGGTCAAACCACTGGGAACTCGCCAGCCGCGAAAAGTCAAGAGGTCTCGCTTGGAGAAACCTGCTCTGGCCACGCCCACTCCTGCTGCCATGTATGGAACGCTGCTTTCCTTCACTATTCGAGCGCTGTGATTTTaacagtgaaatatttttggtgcatcatcatcatcagaggtAAAGCTGAAATATTTCTTAGATCTTCAGAGGAAACTTCAGCTGCCACTTCAACAAGAAGACGAAGCTCCAGCGACGACTCCAGAACGCAGGTGGAGAACATAAGGCCTTTGAGTTGGTCAGAGGTTCAGTTGACCGCAGAAGTTTCACCGGTTTGagtgaaatgtctttttttctttctacaaAGCCTCTACGAGATCAGGAATCGGAGGACAAAGAAGACATACGTGAGGCTCAAAGccaactagatggcactctctactCTGAAATCTTaggatttgaaaaaaaacatttcagtgaaacctcacaccattttcttttaaaaaaggactccatgtttcatgatgccttatCTACCTCCACCAGGTGCTGCTGACTCATCAGAATCGTCGGAATCGACTTCCTCACAAAGTGACATTGTGATTATTCCACGTGCACCGCGGATGAAACAGGTATGAAAGTCAGAGAAACATGTCCCAAGTGCAGCTGAGCCAGTTTACTCCTTGTCTTGTGTGGTGGGAGTGGGAGCATTTATCATCTGATGCTGAGCTGTGCTCTGCAGGGAGACAAGCTGAGAGTGGAGATTCTATCTCTGTCCTTTGAACCATCGTCCGTGGTGGCAAAAGACAAGTCAGTGCAGCAGGTCTATGTGGAGTACCGACTACTGGGTGTGCCCATGGAGAGCACCGAGACCCCCATGTCCCTTCGTAAGCCTACCAAGGGAGAGGAGGTCCACTACAACTTCAGCCGGGGTGAGCCATCGTTCCACGTCATAGGTTTGCATTATTACCATGTTACACCCGCATCATGTTGTGTCCGCATGTGACAGTCATCTATGTCGACGGCTCCGTATCGGCTCCGCTCAGACAGTACCTGTACACCATGCTGGAGGGCAGTGACCCCAACAAGGGCAGGTAGGGCAAACATGCCACCACACTTGGGAggaaaacatggctgacctgtGGTGAATGTGATGAACGTCTTCATGCAGGCTGAAGTTCACGGTGGTCAGTGAGCCAATGGACGATGAAGATGAGTGCATCGACGTGGGCTTTGCTTttctggagctgcaggagctgctgctgacaggaagtgatgtcatcgaAAGACAAATTGACAGTGTGTTATTGCGCTGTGGTGTTGGCGTGCTGAGCACCACGACTCCTGTTTGATAGTGTTTCTTTCCTGCAGTTGTCAGTGTGGACGAAGAGCAGAAGGTGATTGGTCACCTGAAGGTGTCTCTAGAAGCAGCAAGAGCACTGAGTGGAATTTACAGGGAGTTTCACCGCCACACGCCAGAAGACCAGgctgctgaggaagaagaggaggaggaggaggaggaggaggaaggggagggcAAAGACGAGGAGGGGGGAGATGAAATTAAAGTGATAGAATATGAAGGTGAAAGTGACTTTTGATAAgatttcactttgttttggtGTAAAATGTACGTCTTTCTATTAAGGTTtaccaaataaaaaatgttttctgacttgttttgctgaattattaaaatgtaCTGCTACTTTATCAGATGCAAATCAGAGGATTGACCTGAAGTGACTGGTGTAAATGTTGAAAGCAGAGATCCATGTGGAGACATGCAACGCCTGTAAAGTcaaagcagcaggaggaaacacAAGTGACGTGTGTGGAGCCCCTGAcctgacatggcaaaaaaatgTGGCCACAAAGTACGTAAAACATGTTCAAGAAATACTCATTTCAGAGCTCCATTTCCTATTTCAGAGCTCCCACATCAGTGTATGTGCTCAGTAGAACAGTTAGTTCAGTACTTCAAATCGATTCACAATAAACCAGTTACGGCTCAACAATGTAATGGCAACCTGGCATAATGTTTAAGTCAAGATATCAGATCTGACCACCTTTGTGACCCTACCACAATGTTCCAACTTTTGTCGAACTACTGtgcaatataaaatataaaatgtgtgaAACCCCAGGTTCTTGAAAGTGTGGGGGGGTCAAACCTCTGCAGGTTGTCTTTATACGCAGCACATTTTGAAGAATTAAAAATGTggcaaattatttttattgtatggGGTGCAGCAGTCGGTGATGAGGCACATCTCATCCTCAGTACCATCAAAACTGCAACAAAGAACATGGATTTGGTAAGTAATCGTTCTGCAGTGTAGAGATTTGAGCAGTGACTTCTGATTGGCTGGCTGGGTGTGTGTCAGAATCACGACTACATGAGACAACACCTTGTCAGGATCGAAACATCCTGATGCAGGAAGATGCGCCATATGAAAGGTGGTGGACGAGAGGGGGAGGAAGACAGGTGGCTGCGTTTCAGTGATCATTTTTGTCAAAAGACTTTCCTGTAAATGGAGGACCACAGTTCCCCTGACGTGTTCGACCTTCTATCTGATGGCTCAGTTACATTTCATGTGAGAACTTGACTGTTGTGAGGTCCCAGTGAGTCCTGGTGGACAGGAGACCTCACGCTCTACTATCTTCACTTTCTTGTAAGTATAATAAATGGACCTGTTCTGTCCACATTCCACTTCcaggaaaacatttaaaattattacaaagcaaaaacaagCCTTTTATTTTGGAACAGTGAATATACAGATCTGTGTCTTTTTCTTCCTAGAGTACAAATTTCACACTCAAAATCGCTCCTCTTTTATCAAGAGTTTGTCCATTAAAAACTatgtaaaaaacaaacccaaacatTAAACAGCGCAGTAGCTGCCTCCGGGACGTCGTTGGTCAGCGTACGGGTTGTAGTGGCGACGCCTGCGCCGACGCCTCATCACGCAAGTGTCGTGCCTGTTGCTCCCCTTCGGGTAGGTGAACACTGCCAGACAAACAGCATGCCAACATTTTCGAACGAGGTGGGAAAAAATAGATTCTTACTCCACTTGCTTACAGTATTTGCCCTTCTGTATTTCCCTGCCCCCTCCACACTTTCCTTCAGTGTGACACTG encodes:
- the rpgrip1 gene encoding protein fantom isoform X1, with protein sequence MSPVVDETAGDLPVRDVGLMRGGLMPTVPDGLREVRSWKKSQLMKMKDPQRLFRVPRDQLEDLCLKLQEDNSTLRQHTRTQEQRLRRMSTRLVRLRQAQPESSAVKERDLEDTMQELEARVASLESQKSVLQNKLSLARQHILDLGGHTLHRGSRGKRSDAEGGVRRAAQTAPPRYGPTFDDTKTEEPEWRPSMTEQLRMTDMQLTTQALQDSLREKEKEMEGAIKEMMRQQADRHRINIKENVDLIRLQKQLSEKSAALRLSQEKFNQLQESYESQLEEGQRSVKEAQAALLEKVEDLSEQLKLERERARTLDTDLNTATLTLQSLEKLKERVCDLEGERDLIKENYDSLLERTLSTHSTNEGIQMDYKDMQDTEKSRSHVRYLEEMLRTEREERNRLQVENEQLVREKELLSKESLSPAGFAVTSSDQQLHQELLHYKHQVSVLQDKLNSVTKEFDMSVEDLSETLLQIKAFRMQQENRESLSFLDKNVELPPAGTAEYTETVLELQKTRDLLLLENRISRDLQEELNTVQQKMEREREEVRVRMEEKNKLLSKRALQIKTLQEQLKELVYNPRSFKRTIPVQYTWPSAGLEADSVAEEDSSALRVGESLLEIHIKGATFTPGALRSMASVRHVTGDDIVTFLTYGLLDFEVLATPLVSGDQPEYEFTSTYVLNARDLVLLYDQASKVRVELHQGLGGVRFVTQGCGIISLEEALEHRGERLSGRANITGLEGEPIGVLDFWVRLFPPAEPPDHLMESMTGRHPQKSPAQVPVGWQDSSYQELHDYGGGIPNEIVMALERCVGLTARWPGLLPDTYLTYRFYDLPPHVSHTVKSSSEPVFNDVTSYPLAVTADVLQYLRTTSLWVYVFDDSDGQIPPAYLAKTPVPLRSLSTGREIRGDYVLRDPAGSPRGTIRLMIKWKYPFQPPGDPPKVLHDGGVETEVGERRRGGASDRPVAKPRIKLTEAEPPGETKAWSKSEHKSKQTTVVKPLGTRQPRKVKRSRLEKPALATPTPAAIGKAEIFLRSSEETSAATSTRRRSSSDDSRTQPLRDQESEDKEDIRAADSSESSESTSSQSDIVIIPRAPRMKQGDKLRVEILSLSFEPSSVVAKDKSVQQVYVEYRLLGVPMESTETPMSLRKPTKGEEVHYNFSRVIYVDGSVSAPLRQYLYTMLEGSDPNKGRLKFTVVSEPMDDEDECIDVGFAFLELQELLLTGSDVIERQIDIVSVDEEQKVIGHLKVSLEAARALSGIYREFHRHTPEDQAAEEEEEEEEEEEEGEGKDEEGGDEIKVIEYEGESDF
- the rpgrip1 gene encoding protein fantom isoform X3; the protein is MSPVVDETAGDLPVRDVGLMRGGLMPTVPDGLREVRSWKKSQLMKMKDPQRLFRVPRDQLEDLCLKLQEDNSTLRQHTRTQEQRLRRMSTRLVRLRQAQPESSAVKERDLEDTMQELEARVASLESQKSVLQNKLSLARQHILDLGGHTLHRGSRGKRSDAEGGVRRAAQTAPPRYGPTFDDTKTEEPEWRPSMTEQLRMTDMQLTTQALQDSLREKEKEMEGAIKEMMRQQADRHRINIKENVDLIRLQKQLSEKSAALRLSQEKFNQLQESYESQLEEGQRSVKEAQAALLEKVEDLSEQLKLERERARTLDTDLNTATLTLQSLEKLKERVCDLEGERDLIKENYDSLLERTLSTHSTNEGIQMDYKDMQDTEKSRSHVRYLEEMLRTEREERNRLQVENEQLVREKELLSKESLSPAGFAVTSSDQQLHQELLHYKHQVSVLQDKLNSVTKEFDMSVEDLSETLLQIKAFRMQQENRESLSFLDKNVELPPAGTAEYTETVLELQKTRDLLLLENRISRDLQEELNTVQQKMEREREEVRVRMEEKNKLLSKRALQIKTLQEQLKELVYNPRSFKRTIPVQYTWPSAGLEADSVAEEDSSALRVGESLLEIHIKGATFTPGALRSMASVRHVTGDDIVTFLTYGLLDFEVLATPLVSGDQPEYEFTSTYVLNARDLVLLYDQASKVRVELHQGLGGVRFVTQGCGIISLEEALEHRGERLSGRANITGLEGEPIGVLDFWVRLFPPAEPPDHLMESMTGRHPQKSPAQVPVGWQDSSYQELHDYGGGIPNEIVMALERCVGLTARWPGLLPDTYLTYRFYDLPPHVSHTVKSSSEPVFNDVTSYPLAVTADVLQYLRTTSLWVYVFDDSDGQIPPAYLAKTPVPLRSLSTGREIRGDYVLRDPAGSPRGTIRLMIKWKYPFQPPGDPPKVLHDGGVETEVGERRRGGASDRPVAKPRIKLTEAEPPGETKAWSKSEHKSKQTTVVKPLGTRQPRKVKRSRLEKPALATPTPAAISSEETSAATSTRRRSSSDDSRTQPLRDQESEDKEDIRAADSSESSESTSSQSDIVIIPRAPRMKQGDKLRVEILSLSFEPSSVVAKDKSVQQVYVEYRLLGVPMESTETPMSLRKPTKGEEVHYNFSRVIYVDGSVSAPLRQYLYTMLEGSDPNKGRLKFTVVSEPMDDEDECIDVGFAFLELQELLLTGSDVIERQIDIVSVDEEQKVIGHLKVSLEAARALSGIYREFHRHTPEDQAAEEEEEEEEEEEEGEGKDEEGGDEIKVIEYEGESDF
- the rpgrip1 gene encoding protein fantom isoform X2 — its product is MSPVVDETAGDLPVRDVGLMRGGLMPTVPDGLREVRSWKKSQLMKMKDPQRLFRVPRDQLEDLCLKLQEDNSTLRQHTRTQEQRLRRMSTRLVRLRQAQPESSAVKERDLEDTMQELEARVASLESQKSVLQNKLSLARQHILDLGGHTLHRGSRGKRSDAEGGVRRAAQTAPPRYGPTFDDTKTEEPEWRPSMTEQLRMTDMQLTTQALQDSLREKEKEMEGAIKEMMRQQADRHRINIKENVDLIRLQKQLSEKSAALRLSQEKFNQLQESYESQLEEGQRSVKEAQAALLEKVEDLSEQLKLERERARTLDTDLNTATLTLQSLEKLKERVCDLEGERDLIKENYDSLLERTLSTHSTNEGIQMDYKDMQDTEKSRSHVRYLEEMLRTEREERNRLQVENEQLVREKELLSKESLSPAVTSSDQQLHQELLHYKHQVSVLQDKLNSVTKEFDMSVEDLSETLLQIKAFRMQQENRESLSFLDKNVELPPAGTAEYTETVLELQKTRDLLLLENRISRDLQEELNTVQQKMEREREEVRVRMEEKNKLLSKRALQIKTLQEQLKELVYNPRSFKRTIPVQYTWPSAGLEADSVAEEDSSALRVGESLLEIHIKGATFTPGALRSMASVRHVTGDDIVTFLTYGLLDFEVLATPLVSGDQPEYEFTSTYVLNARDLVLLYDQASKVRVELHQGLGGVRFVTQGCGIISLEEALEHRGERLSGRANITGLEGEPIGVLDFWVRLFPPAEPPDHLMESMTGRHPQKSPAQVPVGWQDSSYQELHDYGGGIPNEIVMALERCVGLTARWPGLLPDTYLTYRFYDLPPHVSHTVKSSSEPVFNDVTSYPLAVTADVLQYLRTTSLWVYVFDDSDGQIPPAYLAKTPVPLRSLSTGREIRGDYVLRDPAGSPRGTIRLMIKWKYPFQPPGDPPKVLHDGGVETEVGERRRGGASDRPVAKPRIKLTEAEPPGETKAWSKSEHKSKQTTVVKPLGTRQPRKVKRSRLEKPALATPTPAAIGKAEIFLRSSEETSAATSTRRRSSSDDSRTQPLRDQESEDKEDIRAADSSESSESTSSQSDIVIIPRAPRMKQGDKLRVEILSLSFEPSSVVAKDKSVQQVYVEYRLLGVPMESTETPMSLRKPTKGEEVHYNFSRVIYVDGSVSAPLRQYLYTMLEGSDPNKGRLKFTVVSEPMDDEDECIDVGFAFLELQELLLTGSDVIERQIDIVSVDEEQKVIGHLKVSLEAARALSGIYREFHRHTPEDQAAEEEEEEEEEEEEGEGKDEEGGDEIKVIEYEGESDF